A region from the Haliaeetus albicilla chromosome 16, bHalAlb1.1, whole genome shotgun sequence genome encodes:
- the TMEM222 gene encoding transmembrane protein 222 isoform X1: MAEAEAKMKQFNGSGAGLDAERGRFPYCVVWTPIPVLTWLFPIIGHMGICTSTGVIRDFAGPYFVSEDNMAFGKPVKYWKLDPSKVYSTGPNAWDTAVHDASEEYKHRMHNLCCDNCHSHVALALNLMRYDNSTSWNMVKLCFFSLLYGKYVSIGGFVKTWLPFVLLLGVIVTVVLTLHLR, translated from the exons ATGGCGGAAGCGGAGGCCAAGATGAAGCAGTTCAATggcagcggggccgggctggACGCCGAGCGCGGCCGTTTCCCCTACTGCGTGGTGTGGACCCCCATCCCCGTCCTGAC ATGGCTCTTCCCGATCATTGGCCACATGGGTATCTGCACGTCGACTGGAGTCATTCGGGACTTCGCAGGGCCGTACTTTGTCTCA GAAGACAACATGGCATTTGGGAAGCCAGTGAA GTACTGGAAACTGGATCCAAGCAAAGTATACTCCACCGGTCCCAATGCTTGGGACACAGCTGTACATGATGCTTCGGAGGAGTACAAGCACCGAATG CACAACCTTTGCTGTGATAACTGCCATTCTCATGTGGCTCTGGCCTTAAACTTGATGAGATACGATAACAGCACCTCCTGGAACATGGTGAAACTCTGCTTCTTCTCACTCCTGTATGGGAAGTATGTAAG CATAGGGGGATTTGTGAAGACCTGGCTTCCCTTTGTCCTCTTGTTGGGGGTGATCGTGACCGTTGTTCTCACACTTCATTTGCGGTGA
- the TMEM222 gene encoding transmembrane protein 222 isoform X2, with protein sequence MAEAEAKMKQFNGSGAGLDAERGRFPYCVVWTPIPVLTWLFPIIGHMGICTSTGVIRDFAGPYFVSEDNMAFGKPVKYWKLDPSKVYSTGPNAWDTAVHDASEEYKHRMHNLCCDNCHSHVALALNLMRYDNSTSWNMVKLCFFSLLYGKYVR encoded by the exons ATGGCGGAAGCGGAGGCCAAGATGAAGCAGTTCAATggcagcggggccgggctggACGCCGAGCGCGGCCGTTTCCCCTACTGCGTGGTGTGGACCCCCATCCCCGTCCTGAC ATGGCTCTTCCCGATCATTGGCCACATGGGTATCTGCACGTCGACTGGAGTCATTCGGGACTTCGCAGGGCCGTACTTTGTCTCA GAAGACAACATGGCATTTGGGAAGCCAGTGAA GTACTGGAAACTGGATCCAAGCAAAGTATACTCCACCGGTCCCAATGCTTGGGACACAGCTGTACATGATGCTTCGGAGGAGTACAAGCACCGAATG CACAACCTTTGCTGTGATAACTGCCATTCTCATGTGGCTCTGGCCTTAAACTTGATGAGATACGATAACAGCACCTCCTGGAACATGGTGAAACTCTGCTTCTTCTCACTCCTGTATGGGAAGTATGTAAGGTGA